In a single window of the Alphaproteobacteria bacterium genome:
- the rseP gene encoding RIP metalloprotease RseP produces the protein KLWQRSLVVFGGPLANFLFSICIWTLLFNFYGQPFSSTTVSSILPGSAAEQGGLLVGDKIIKINGSITKRFEDIQSIVQLGLDKVLTIDIDRNGQSLTLTAKPKIVEKKDVFGDIHYVGQLGISPSGERQLVQYPFLDSFLISINQVYSISLQTLESTYQMIIGVRSPQELTGIVGIAKMSGEIAKSGLIDLFNFMALLSIALGIFNLFPIPLLDGGHLMFYFFEALLGRPLNPKIQEWALRVGLVLLLSLFVFAIGNDIKKLIS, from the coding sequence AAATTATGGCAACGTAGTTTAGTTGTTTTTGGCGGGCCTTTAGCAAATTTTTTATTTAGCATTTGTATTTGGACTTTATTATTTAATTTTTATGGTCAACCTTTTTCTTCAACAACGGTATCTTCAATATTACCAGGTAGTGCAGCAGAACAAGGGGGATTATTAGTTGGTGATAAAATTATTAAAATTAATGGATCAATAACAAAACGATTTGAAGATATTCAGTCCATTGTTCAATTAGGTTTAGATAAAGTGTTAACAATTGATATTGATAGAAATGGCCAATCTTTAACGTTAACAGCCAAACCTAAAATTGTTGAAAAGAAAGATGTGTTTGGCGATATACATTATGTAGGACAATTAGGAATAAGCCCAAGTGGTGAAAGACAACTTGTTCAATATCCATTTTTAGATTCTTTTTTAATTTCAATAAATCAGGTTTATTCTATTAGTTTACAGACTTTAGAATCTACCTATCAGATGATTATTGGTGTTCGTTCCCCTCAAGAACTTACAGGTATTGTTGGTATAGCAAAGATGTCAGGTGAAATTGCTAAAAGTGGATTAATCGATTTATTTAATTTTATGGCTTTATTATCCATAGCGTTGGGTATATTTAATCTTTTTCCTATTCCTCTTTTGGATGGGGGACATCTTATGTTTTATTTTTTTGAAGCTTTACTGGGCCGCCCTTTAAATCCAAAAATTCAAGAATGGGCTTTACGTGTTGGACTTGTATTACTTCTTTCTTTATTCGTGTTTGCTATTGGCAATGATATTAAAAAATTAATAAGTTAA